GCACTCTTTTTAAATAAAAAGAGACGGTATATCCCGCCTCTTTTTTATAAAAGAATTATTTTGTGCAATCAAGACATTTTCTGGCTTCCGGAGAAGCATCTAATCTTTCCTCACTTATCTTTTTATTGCATTGTTCGCAAATTCCATATTTTCCTTTCTTTATTTTATCAAGGGCTATTTTTACATCAACAAGCTTAAGCTCAAGACTATGTTCAACGGGAAGAAGGTTTGCATATTCCTCAACTTCGTCCGCCGCATCTTCTACATTACCTCCCGATTGTTCAAATTTTGGATATCCCGTATCCCAGTCATTTTTAACCTTTTTGTCTTTTTTGGCAAAACCTTTCAGGTCATTCTCTATTGATCTTTTTTTTTCCTCCAATTTTTCTTCTATTTCTTTTAAAAAAGTATCTTTCATATCAAGGTATTAGAAATTCGACTCATGTTTTTGGCGAACTTCAAAATTTAAATGTTTTTTATTAATATCTTATATCCCCGGTATTTTCACTTGATTTAAAATACCCATTATTATTTCAAATAAAGGAGCATCTTTATCTTCAAGAATTAAAAACCAATAAAGGAAAAAGGCAAGCGTTAAAAGAAAAACTATAGAAAGAAGAAAAATAAAAAATCTGATTAAAAACTTTTTAAAAGAAGACGGCTTTGGAGGAAGGGCGCGAGAAGAGGCAATAGGTGCATTTACTGTTTTATCTTTTTCTATTTCCTTCTTAATTTCTTCTGTTGTTTCCCTTTTTTCTTCATTTCCTATTTTTCTTAAAATTTCTTCTTTATTTTTTTCTTCCTCTTTCTGCCATTTTTCTGACGCCTCTTTCTTCATTTTTTCTTCTATTTCCTTTTCAAGATCAACGTTTTCTTTTTTTTCTTTATTGACATTGTTTTTTACCTCTATCCCTTCTCTTATTTCTTTTGCGATTTCAGAAGAAAGATCCTCCCCGCTTATAATTCCTTCTTTAATATCGGAAGGTTTTTTTTCGGGAATATTTTTTTCTTTTAAGTATTCATCGTATAAAGACATATTATTTTTGTGATTTTTTTAATATAAAATTAAAGAAACCTTTATCTATCTTTGCTTTTTTAATATCTTCTTCCACGTTTTGGGAATTTTCCCTAATGTACTGGTAAACAATTCTTTCTCCTGCCGACTGTTCTTTTTCTTCTTCTTTATTTGAATCTTTCTTTAATTTACTGGAAATAAAATTAAAGAAACCTTTATCTATCTTTGCTTTTTTAATATCTTCTTCCACGTTTTGGGAATTTTCTCTGATGTACTGGTAAACAAGATTTTCATCTGCAGAAATCTCATTGGAAAAATCGCTTGAAACAAAACTTTCTTCTAAGATGGAATCAATTTCGCTTATTCTTCTTTTCCCTAAATTTCTCCTTTCTTCCAGCTCTCTCTTCTTTTTATTAATGTCGGAAATTTGTTCTTCTATCGCCTTAATAGCTCTTTCAGCATCCCAAGCTTTCTTTTCAATGGTTCTTCTTTTATTTTCTATTTCCCATCTTTTCTTTTCAATATCCCTTTTCTTTTGAGGATTGCTTTCGGATTTTTCTTCTTCTTCCGTTTTTTCTTTTTCCAGATTAATGTTTTTCTCTTCTTCCGATATTTTTGAAAGAAGATTAAAAAGAACTATTTTCTTTTTTTCTAAATTATACTCTTTAACATCCAGTTCTCTTTCTTGGCTGAAAATAATATCAAGATTCTTTTGAATAATTGACCTTTCTTCTTCAATTTTCGCCTTATTTTCTATCTTCTCTATCTTTTTTATTTCTTCTTTTATCTGCTCTTCTTTGTTATCTTTTCCTATAGATAAAGAAGATTCTTCAAGACCCTTTATCTCGTTGTTTATTTTTTGGATACCTTCCTCCTCTTTCCATCTTTTCAGCTCTATTTCTTTCCTTTTTTCCTCTGTTTCCCATCTTCTTTCTTTTATAGCTTTTAAAAGATCTTTATCTTCTTCTCTTTTTTCTTCATCTTCAATTTGTCTTGCCTGATTTTCAATTTCTTTTTCTTGTTCAAGAATAACGGAAATATTTTCTTCAATTGATTCCTTTTGTAAAATAAGCTCGTTTATTTTTGCAATAACAGGCTTTTTTAAAGCTAAAATATTCTGTATTTTTTCTTCAAGTTTAATCTTTCTCTGTTTTAAGACATCTTCTTTATTTTTTCCTTTTATCTCTGCCTCTTTTTCAATTTCTCTTTCAAGATTTCTAAGTTCATTTCTTTCTCCTTCTGTTTTTTTTAGCGCTTCTTTTCTTTTTTGAAGTTCTTCCTTCTTTTTTTCCTCCTCCTCTTCCTCTATTTTTTGCCTTTCTTCTTCTTTTCTTTTTTGAAGTTCTTCCTTCTTTTTTTCAATTTCTATTTTTACCGATTCCTCTTTTTTTTCTTCCGGGGTTTTTTCAGAAAGGACCGGTTTAATTTTTCTTTCGCCTTCTGTTTTCTTTTTTAAAAATACTCCATCATCCAAAAGACCTCCTTTAGCAAGAATATCAATGTCTTTTTTCATTGTATTAATCATTGTGCTGCTTATAGGATCGTTTTGGTCTTTTTCCATAATCTTTTTAAAAGAAAAGTAAGTATTCTTTTAAAAAATAACTCTTCTTTTATTTTTCTTTACCTTTTTTGTCCTTGTTTTCAATCAAGGCAAGATTTATTCTTCCTTGATTATCAATTGATATGACTTTGACAGAAACGGTATCTCCTACGCTTACAACGTCCTCCACTTTATCAACTCTACGAGAAGCAAGTTTTGATATATGGATAAGCCCGTCTTGATTTGGAAGAAGATTGACAAAAGCTCCAAAATCGAGAATTCTTTCAACTTTTCCTTCAAACACTTCTCCAACTTCAACTTCTCTTACTATGTCTTTTATCATTGAAAGGGCTTTTTCTGCTAAGCTTGAATCCTCTGAAGTAATAAATACAAGTCCCGTTTGCTGGATATCTATGGAAGCTCCCGTCTTTTCAACAATCTCGTTTATGACTTTTCCTCCGGGTCCGATAACCTCTCTAATTTTCTCAGGATTTATCTCTAAAGTCAAGATTCTCGGAGCAAAAGGAGATAATTGTTCTCTTGGTGCAGGAATAGTTTTTTCCATTTTTTCTAAAATTTGAAGCCGCGCATCTTTTGCTCTCAGAAGGGCTTCCTTTAAAATCTGTCCTGTAATTCCCTTTACTTTGACATCAAGCTGAATGGCGGTTATTCCTTCTTTTGTCCCGGCAATTTTAAAATCCATATCTCCGTGATGATCTTCCGGTCCTTGAATATCTGTCAAAACTTCATAATTTGAAGCGTCTTGTTGCATAAGTCCGATTGCAATTCCGGCTGCAGGTCTTTTAATGGGCACTCCTGCATCCATAAGGGCAAGACAGGAGCTTGATATTGAAGCCATTGAAGTTGAACCGTTTGAAGAAAGCATTTCCGAAACGATTCTTATCGTATATGGAAAATCCTCAAAAGCAGGAATAAGAGGAAATATCGCTTTTTCAGCAAGCATCCCGTGCCCTATTTCTCTTCTTCCCGGGCCCCTCATCGGTTTTGTTTCTCCGACAGAAAAAGGAGGGAAGTTATAGTGGTGCATAAATCTTTTTTTTCCGGCTATTTCCATTCCTTCTATAAGCTGCTGGTCTCCGGGAGCTCCTAGGGTTAAAATAGAAAGTCCTTTTGTCTGTCCTCTTGAAAAGAGAGCTGAACCGTGAGTTCTCGGCAGAAGGCCGACTTCACATTTAATTTCCCTAACCTCATTCATTTTTCTTCCATCAACTCTTTTTTTGAATTTTACAGCTCCCTCATGAATCAGCAGGTCAGTTTCTTTTTCTATAAATTTTCCAATGTATTTTTCTTTTGAATCTTCTTTGTATTTTTCATTTACAAAAGATACAAGCTCTTTTTTTATTTTTTCCACTTCTTCAGATCTTTTTTTCTTGTCATTTTGAAAAAGAGCTTCTCTAAATCGTTCTCCTAAAAATTCCCTCATTTCCTTCTCGAGAATTTCATCTTTTTGAGGCAAAGAGATTTCTTTTTTCGCCTTTCCTATTTCTTTTGCTATATTTTTTTGGAAATCAATCATTTTTTCCAAATATTCTCTTGCAAAATCAAGGGCCTTTTCCACTTCTTCTTCTTTTGCTTCATTAAGGCCTCCTTCTATCATGTTTATAAGAAGATTTCCATTTTCAATAATT
The nucleotide sequence above comes from Candidatus Paceibacterota bacterium. Encoded proteins:
- the pnp gene encoding polyribonucleotide nucleotidyltransferase — translated: MENKKFTLDLGSKKIEVENKNIAEQTNGNIMVSCGDTLVLSTCVMGREREDMGFFPLMVDYEEKYYAAGKIKGARYIKREGRPSDEAICNARIIDRTIRPLFDEGLSSEIQVVATVFSWDGKNDPDVLGILSSSIALAISDIPWNGPVGVIRVGKVDGSFVVNPTYEEREKSQFDIVFTGIIENGNLLINMIEGGLNEAKEEEVEKALDFAREYLEKMIDFQKNIAKEIGKAKKEISLPQKDEILEKEMREFLGERFREALFQNDKKKRSEEVEKIKKELVSFVNEKYKEDSKEKYIGKFIEKETDLLIHEGAVKFKKRVDGRKMNEVREIKCEVGLLPRTHGSALFSRGQTKGLSILTLGAPGDQQLIEGMEIAGKKRFMHHYNFPPFSVGETKPMRGPGRREIGHGMLAEKAIFPLIPAFEDFPYTIRIVSEMLSSNGSTSMASISSSCLALMDAGVPIKRPAAGIAIGLMQQDASNYEVLTDIQGPEDHHGDMDFKIAGTKEGITAIQLDVKVKGITGQILKEALLRAKDARLQILEKMEKTIPAPREQLSPFAPRILTLEINPEKIREVIGPGGKVINEIVEKTGASIDIQQTGLVFITSEDSSLAEKALSMIKDIVREVEVGEVFEGKVERILDFGAFVNLLPNQDGLIHISKLASRRVDKVEDVVSVGDTVSVKVISIDNQGRINLALIENKDKKGKEK
- a CDS encoding TraR/DksA C4-type zinc finger protein, translating into MKDTFLKEIEEKLEEKKRSIENDLKGFAKKDKKVKNDWDTGYPKFEQSGGNVEDAADEVEEYANLLPVEHSLELKLVDVKIALDKIKKGKYGICEQCNKKISEERLDASPEARKCLDCTK